One region of Pseudoalteromonas galatheae genomic DNA includes:
- a CDS encoding LysE family translocator, with translation MLNLEYLFSFLIASTVIAVAPGPSNAFLMAQTFTNGRAAGMQSALGFALGGVIHTLFAVVGLSALLKASETAYTTVQYLGAAYLAYLGVMTIKETLGKGQIACEEKPHVSTKKPKNVMFQAMMTEVLNPKVALFFIAFIPQFVDSSLATSTTMQLAMFGLLYPILAFPIDCMYIYGGDKIAGYFRQHPAAPVWIDRISGLIFIALAVNLLL, from the coding sequence ATGCTAAATCTTGAATACTTATTCTCATTTTTAATCGCCAGCACGGTAATTGCCGTAGCACCGGGTCCATCCAATGCATTTTTAATGGCGCAGACCTTTACTAATGGCCGCGCAGCTGGAATGCAGAGCGCATTGGGCTTTGCACTCGGAGGGGTGATCCACACACTCTTTGCCGTTGTTGGCTTATCGGCACTCCTAAAAGCTTCAGAGACCGCCTATACCACAGTGCAATACCTCGGCGCAGCTTACCTAGCTTATCTAGGTGTAATGACTATCAAGGAGACGCTTGGGAAGGGGCAGATAGCTTGCGAGGAAAAACCACACGTGAGCACCAAAAAGCCTAAAAACGTAATGTTCCAAGCAATGATGACGGAAGTCTTAAACCCCAAAGTCGCCCTGTTCTTTATTGCATTTATTCCTCAGTTTGTCGATAGTAGCTTGGCGACCTCGACAACGATGCAACTGGCCATGTTTGGCTTACTTTATCCTATTTTAGCTTTCCCCATTGACTGCATGTACATCTATGGTGGTGATAAAATTGCAGGCTATTTTAGGCAACATCCCGCAGCGCCGGTGTGGATTGATCGTATTTCTGGCTTAATTTTTATCGCATTAGCGGTCAATTTATTACTCTAA
- a CDS encoding sporulation protein codes for MSFFKKALGAVGIGAAKVDTILETHHASPGEEISGTVKIIGGKVAQEINKIDLNVMCNYTVEREDSEGETTTITKNHTLAKFQINERFTIEPGDEKHIPFALDLAEETPLTVGQSKTWIATNLDIDMALDKSDRDYLHIVPTELQQAAIDAMEALGFKLYESDCEGIDEVSFSRLPFVQELEFKTITGDFHGRFDEVEVVFFNRGEQLEIIFEIDRKARGFKGFFAEALDLDESKARLLIDESDLEDLEDAIYDILEANC; via the coding sequence ATGTCTTTTTTCAAAAAAGCCCTTGGCGCAGTCGGTATCGGTGCAGCAAAAGTAGATACCATCTTAGAAACCCATCACGCCTCTCCTGGCGAAGAAATTTCTGGAACGGTTAAAATCATCGGTGGCAAAGTTGCTCAAGAGATCAACAAAATAGATCTCAACGTAATGTGCAACTACACGGTTGAAAGAGAAGACAGTGAAGGTGAAACAACGACCATCACTAAAAACCACACCCTTGCTAAATTTCAAATCAACGAACGATTTACTATCGAACCTGGTGATGAAAAGCACATTCCATTCGCGCTTGACCTCGCTGAAGAAACCCCGCTTACTGTAGGACAATCCAAAACTTGGATTGCTACCAACCTTGATATTGATATGGCGCTCGATAAGTCAGATAGGGACTATTTACATATCGTACCTACCGAGCTACAACAAGCGGCTATCGATGCAATGGAAGCGCTTGGCTTTAAACTCTATGAATCAGACTGTGAAGGTATTGATGAAGTATCATTCTCACGCCTCCCATTCGTACAAGAGTTAGAGTTTAAAACAATCACAGGTGACTTCCATGGTCGCTTTGATGAAGTAGAAGTGGTTTTCTTTAATCGTGGTGAGCAACTAGAAATCATCTTTGAGATTGACCGTAAAGCGCGAGGCTTTAAAGGCTTCTTTGCAGAGGCACTAGACCTTGATGAGTCAAAAGCCAGACTGCTGATAGATGAATCAGATTTAGAAGACCTAGAAGATGCTATCTATGACATTTTAGAGGCGAATTGCTAG
- a CDS encoding sensor domain-containing diguanylate cyclase, with protein MARTRTSVQPSYEELASTLSAMPDLMFELDEEGRHWDARILRPELLVAPAEQLIGHTVTEVMPEHAAKVVMLALQEAKVNGYSHGSHIHLPTPVGERWFEVSIARKVATSSDNHAEMRFIVLSRDINERKLEYLEAEKLAYHDQLTELPNRHILQHGLVEQLHAGQQLGCYCAILFLDLDDFKKANDLHGHHVGDQLLKTVAQRLCASVRQGDVVIRWGGDEFVILITHLSPKYSKAKSHVVGICQQIINKVDKPYLFESDKLNCRVSIGVSLFDNLDIETGIRQADSAMYQAKQSDSLRYAFYHKPVKGVGT; from the coding sequence ATGGCTCGTACCCGAACTTCGGTACAACCGAGCTATGAGGAATTGGCGTCGACATTAAGCGCAATGCCGGACTTAATGTTTGAACTGGATGAAGAGGGGAGACACTGGGATGCCAGAATACTCCGCCCTGAGCTATTGGTTGCTCCGGCAGAACAGCTGATTGGTCATACGGTGACTGAGGTGATGCCAGAGCATGCCGCTAAAGTAGTAATGCTGGCATTGCAAGAAGCAAAAGTTAACGGCTACTCACATGGAAGCCATATTCACTTGCCCACACCTGTTGGTGAGCGTTGGTTTGAAGTCTCTATCGCTCGTAAAGTTGCGACCTCAAGCGACAATCATGCAGAAATGCGTTTTATCGTGTTATCTCGGGATATCAATGAGCGTAAGCTTGAGTATCTTGAAGCCGAGAAACTGGCGTATCATGATCAGTTAACCGAGTTACCGAATCGCCATATTCTTCAGCATGGGCTGGTGGAGCAACTTCATGCAGGACAACAGCTTGGTTGTTATTGCGCAATCTTGTTTTTAGACCTTGATGATTTTAAAAAAGCAAATGACTTACATGGTCACCATGTAGGGGATCAATTACTCAAGACGGTTGCTCAACGTTTGTGCGCTAGCGTACGTCAGGGGGATGTGGTGATCCGTTGGGGAGGTGATGAGTTTGTTATTTTAATTACTCATTTATCCCCGAAGTACTCTAAAGCTAAATCTCATGTTGTTGGGATCTGCCAGCAAATCATCAATAAGGTAGATAAACCGTACCTCTTTGAAAGCGATAAACTAAATTGCCGGGTTAGCATCGGCGTTAGCCTGTTTGACAACCTCGATATCGAGACAGGGATCAGACAGGCGGACTCCGCTATGTATCAAGCCAAGCAGTCAGATAGTTTGCGCTATGCTTTTTACCACAAGCCAGTTAAGGGTGTTGGAACCTAG
- a CDS encoding helix-turn-helix domain-containing protein → MLMSQPLISERAPLGAAILRFARKSRGFTQAESAASYGIEERTLRRWENNEYNPKWNDVIALVEDVYLMDIVNVIVGLRTSSAA, encoded by the coding sequence ATGTTAATGAGCCAACCTTTAATTTCAGAACGCGCGCCGCTTGGTGCTGCCATACTTAGATTTGCACGTAAAAGTCGCGGTTTTACTCAAGCTGAATCAGCCGCAAGCTACGGTATAGAGGAGCGAACATTAAGGCGCTGGGAGAATAACGAATACAATCCTAAATGGAATGATGTGATTGCATTGGTTGAAGATGTTTATTTAATGGACATTGTTAATGTCATCGTGGGGTTAAGGACATCAAGTGCTGCGTAA
- the putA gene encoding bifunctional proline dehydrogenase/L-glutamate gamma-semialdehyde dehydrogenase PutA: MLFNGDLTTNCPIRQKIRDFYRIDENAVIDHILPLAEVGVTARSRAWERARQMVLNIRRDQDGQNGVDALLNEFSLSTEEGVVLMCLAEALLRVPDKATQESLIRDKLAQGDWSSHLGSSDSLFVNASSWGLLVTGKMVNYSDKNKEEQFGVLKRTIGRLGEPVIRKSVNYAMKIMGKQFVMGETIQDAIDRAADKEQKGYVYSYDMLGEGARTMKDAERYFQSYMNAIHAIGKAAKGRGPIKSPGISVKLSAIHPRYEFTHRDRVMDELVPKLKELAIVAKEYDIGFTVDAEEADRLDISLDVIEAVFSDDALGDWNGFGLAVQAYQKRAIFVVEWVAELARRVGRKLMVRLVKGAYWDTEIKTTQQDGLEHFPVFTRKATTDVSYKACAIKLLEARDVLFPQFATHNAYTAATILEVAKGDNKGFEFQRLHGMGESLYDQIVEKEGIQCRVYAPVGQHEDLLAYLVRRLLENGANSSFVNAIVDTTKPVESLLPDPVETLQGLRNRYNTQIKLPIELYGDERPNSKGKDLTDINDLTPFKENLDNWFNEHLIDESQVPEGHLAVRNPANHKQVIGSVPLHDEVHMQNVLINADAAFESWSQTTVEERANLLRRIADILERHHDELVAICIKEAGKVAQDSIDEVREAVDFCRYYAARAEELSKDERFEARGVILCISPWNFPLAIFLGQVAAAIVTGNTVIAKPAEQTSMIALRCIELMHTVGLPEHVVQPVIARGSEVGKHIVPDERIQAVMFTGSTETGTLISQILAERNDIQVPLIAETGGQNCMIVDSTALPEQVVDDVISSGFQSAGQRCSALRVLFVQEDVADGIIEMLTGALKELHVGDPSQLSTDIGPVIDEKALTTLTKHVDYMKSNGKLLFEAKIPDNSENGAYFFAPRLYEISDLSVLKREVFGPVVHVVRFKADQLDNVIDQINGTGYGLTMGVHSRIEERCEYLAKMSRAGNVYVNRNMIGAIVGVQPFGGRGLSGTGPKAGGPNYLVRLVKEKASPDNVQMTDLTPDELEIHHFPGAVEQVEKLMQNSKRDEKIWRRTALNDRVSAVRQLLAKIATVDIIDELADDLSLTLSDARAQLNRLEKRMRTYTTLPGPTGESNTLHLEARGCVVVYADKSTSFNFWAISIITALAAGNTVITVASDLFYEEALAFRDKFISTGVAEGVFQVAKQNQLQAILAHPHLAGAVVAARSSRLGYFSQQLAERKGAILPVISAEYYDTLINRLVTEKTISIDTTASGGNTSLMTLVEDEE, from the coding sequence ATGCTTTTTAACGGCGATTTGACAACTAACTGTCCTATTCGACAAAAGATCCGTGATTTTTACCGCATTGATGAGAACGCGGTTATTGATCATATTTTACCTTTAGCTGAGGTAGGCGTTACAGCTCGAAGCCGAGCATGGGAACGTGCGCGTCAAATGGTATTGAACATTCGTAGAGATCAAGATGGTCAAAACGGTGTAGACGCGCTTTTAAATGAATTCTCTCTTTCTACCGAAGAAGGCGTGGTGCTGATGTGTTTAGCCGAAGCGCTACTTCGTGTACCAGACAAAGCAACGCAAGAAAGCCTGATCCGCGACAAACTCGCACAAGGCGACTGGAGTTCACACTTAGGTAGCAGCGACTCGTTATTTGTTAACGCTTCAAGCTGGGGCTTACTCGTTACCGGTAAAATGGTTAATTACTCAGACAAGAATAAAGAAGAACAATTTGGCGTGCTAAAGCGCACAATTGGTCGTCTTGGTGAGCCTGTTATCCGTAAATCCGTTAACTATGCAATGAAGATCATGGGTAAGCAGTTTGTAATGGGTGAAACCATTCAAGATGCTATCGACCGTGCCGCTGATAAAGAACAAAAAGGTTATGTATATTCGTACGACATGCTAGGTGAAGGCGCACGTACGATGAAGGATGCAGAGCGTTACTTCCAAAGCTATATGAACGCCATCCACGCAATTGGTAAAGCGGCAAAAGGCCGTGGCCCAATTAAGAGTCCTGGTATCTCAGTTAAACTTTCAGCTATTCATCCGCGCTATGAATTCACACACCGTGACCGCGTGATGGACGAGCTAGTACCAAAACTAAAAGAACTTGCTATTGTAGCTAAAGAATACGATATCGGTTTTACTGTTGATGCGGAAGAAGCAGACCGTTTAGATATCTCTTTAGATGTCATTGAAGCGGTATTCTCTGATGATGCACTTGGTGACTGGAATGGTTTTGGTCTTGCAGTACAAGCATATCAAAAGCGTGCTATTTTCGTTGTGGAATGGGTAGCAGAACTTGCTCGTCGCGTAGGCCGTAAATTGATGGTGCGTTTAGTTAAAGGTGCTTACTGGGATACGGAAATTAAAACCACACAACAAGATGGTCTGGAGCACTTCCCTGTATTCACCCGTAAAGCAACGACTGACGTTTCTTATAAGGCCTGTGCTATTAAGCTCCTTGAAGCACGCGATGTATTATTCCCGCAGTTTGCAACGCACAATGCTTACACCGCAGCAACTATCCTAGAGGTTGCTAAAGGCGATAATAAAGGGTTTGAATTCCAACGTTTACACGGAATGGGCGAATCACTTTACGATCAAATCGTTGAAAAAGAAGGTATTCAGTGTCGTGTGTATGCGCCTGTTGGTCAGCACGAAGATCTACTTGCTTATCTGGTACGCCGTCTACTTGAAAATGGTGCAAACTCATCATTCGTAAACGCGATTGTAGATACCACTAAGCCTGTTGAGTCACTACTTCCTGACCCTGTAGAAACACTGCAAGGCCTACGTAACCGTTACAATACGCAGATTAAACTACCTATAGAGCTTTATGGCGATGAGCGTCCAAACTCAAAAGGTAAAGATCTGACGGATATCAATGATTTAACACCATTCAAAGAGAACCTAGACAACTGGTTTAACGAACACCTAATCGATGAAAGCCAAGTACCAGAAGGTCACCTTGCAGTTCGTAACCCAGCGAACCACAAACAAGTGATTGGCTCTGTGCCTTTACACGATGAAGTACACATGCAAAATGTACTAATAAATGCTGACGCGGCTTTTGAGAGTTGGTCACAGACCACTGTCGAAGAGCGTGCAAACCTACTACGCCGTATTGCTGACATTCTTGAGCGTCACCATGACGAACTCGTTGCTATTTGTATTAAAGAAGCAGGTAAAGTAGCCCAAGACAGCATCGATGAAGTGCGCGAAGCCGTTGACTTCTGTCGCTACTATGCAGCTCGTGCAGAAGAGCTGTCTAAAGATGAACGCTTTGAAGCTCGTGGCGTGATCTTATGTATCAGCCCGTGGAACTTTCCTCTGGCGATCTTCTTAGGTCAGGTAGCTGCTGCTATCGTGACTGGTAACACCGTTATTGCAAAGCCTGCTGAACAAACCAGTATGATTGCACTGCGTTGTATCGAATTAATGCATACTGTTGGCTTACCTGAGCACGTAGTACAGCCTGTTATCGCACGCGGTAGCGAAGTGGGTAAACACATCGTGCCTGATGAGCGCATCCAAGCGGTTATGTTCACAGGTTCAACAGAGACCGGTACGCTTATCTCGCAAATTCTTGCTGAGCGTAATGACATTCAGGTTCCTCTGATTGCAGAAACTGGTGGTCAAAACTGTATGATCGTTGACTCAACAGCATTACCAGAGCAAGTGGTTGACGATGTTATTTCTTCAGGTTTTCAAAGTGCGGGTCAACGCTGTTCAGCACTTCGTGTGTTATTTGTACAAGAAGATGTCGCTGATGGCATTATCGAAATGCTAACAGGTGCACTAAAAGAGCTGCATGTGGGTGACCCTTCACAACTTTCAACTGATATTGGTCCTGTGATCGATGAAAAAGCGCTGACCACGCTGACTAAGCACGTTGATTACATGAAGTCGAACGGCAAGCTACTATTCGAAGCTAAGATCCCAGATAACAGCGAGAATGGCGCTTACTTCTTTGCCCCTCGCTTATATGAGATTTCTGATCTATCCGTGTTGAAGCGTGAAGTATTCGGTCCGGTAGTCCACGTTGTACGCTTTAAAGCAGATCAACTTGATAATGTTATCGACCAAATCAATGGTACAGGTTACGGTCTAACAATGGGTGTTCATTCACGTATCGAAGAGCGCTGCGAATACCTAGCTAAGATGTCTCGTGCGGGTAACGTATACGTGAACCGTAACATGATTGGTGCTATCGTTGGTGTACAGCCATTTGGTGGTCGTGGCTTATCTGGTACAGGTCCAAAAGCAGGTGGTCCAAACTATCTAGTTCGCCTTGTAAAAGAAAAAGCGTCACCAGACAACGTCCAAATGACAGATTTAACACCTGATGAGCTAGAAATTCACCACTTCCCAGGTGCAGTTGAGCAAGTTGAAAAACTGATGCAAAACTCAAAGCGTGATGAAAAGATCTGGCGTCGTACAGCTTTGAATGACCGAGTTTCAGCAGTGCGTCAGCTACTTGCTAAAATCGCAACTGTAGACATTATTGATGAGTTGGCAGATGATTTATCATTAACGCTTTCTGATGCACGTGCTCAGCTAAACCGCTTAGAAAAGCGTATGCGTACTTACACCACGCTACCGGGACCTACTGGTGAGTCAAACACGCTGCACTTAGAAGCGCGTGGTTGTGTTGTGGTATATGCCGATAAGAGTACTTCGTTCAACTTTTGGGCGATTTCAATTATCACAGCGCTTGCTGCAGGTAACACAGTGATCACGGTAGCCTCTGACCTATTCTATGAAGAAGCATTGGCATTTAGAGATAAGTTTATCTCTACAGGGGTTGCTGAAGGCGTATTCCAAGTAGCGAAGCAAAACCAACTGCAAGCTATTTTGGCACACCCTCATCTTGCAGGTGCTGTTGTGGCTGCACGCTCTTCACGCCTTGGTTACTTCTCACAACAACTTGCAGAGCGCAAAGGCGCTATCCTGCCAGTGATCAGTGCAGAGTACTACGATACGCTTATCAATCGTCTAGTAACAGAGAAAACCATTAGTATCGATACCACAGCTTCTGGTGGTAACACTTCACTGATGACACTTGTTGAAGACGAAGAGTAA
- a CDS encoding CHAD domain-containing protein, which produces MSNFRIWKLVSLLCVLSLMLGCESKEERIQQTITHTLQEASTAINTLGTALDKKQVRNANLLTEYGKVLSQQKPQLSEIAQIISQDATSSGTLYQSLLTRYQSLKSPDPSMNSDDIINQAVLLKEAASISLFNDALTDPINVLADMSDGKLARVGAISQQAEQTANGQTGIGNQLVGNANYGEWQTNSNGTSFWMWYGMYRMLGDIVGDVEYGRWSKHRKYSYYSDYGRHRYTSYRGYKRQTELAKRTKQSYQRQGKQFTSPYAKKKSGASGLSRSSNTPSAVTRSSYSRTSSYGSVRNSSSRTSRGVSRGK; this is translated from the coding sequence ATGTCCAACTTTAGAATTTGGAAACTGGTTAGCCTACTGTGTGTTTTGAGCCTAATGCTGGGCTGCGAATCGAAAGAAGAGCGTATTCAGCAAACCATTACACATACACTTCAAGAAGCTTCAACAGCGATAAATACGCTGGGAACCGCCCTTGATAAAAAGCAGGTGAGAAATGCCAACCTTTTGACTGAGTATGGCAAAGTACTTAGTCAGCAAAAACCTCAGCTCAGCGAAATTGCGCAAATTATTTCCCAAGACGCAACAAGCAGCGGTACCTTATATCAGAGTTTATTGACTCGTTATCAGTCCCTTAAGTCCCCCGATCCTAGCATGAACAGCGATGACATTATCAACCAAGCAGTGTTGTTAAAAGAAGCAGCTTCCATCAGTTTATTCAATGATGCGCTCACAGATCCAATCAATGTTTTAGCCGATATGTCAGATGGCAAGCTAGCGCGAGTCGGCGCAATCAGTCAGCAAGCGGAACAAACGGCAAATGGCCAGACCGGTATCGGTAACCAGCTTGTTGGCAATGCCAACTATGGCGAATGGCAGACCAACTCAAACGGCACTAGCTTTTGGATGTGGTACGGCATGTATCGCATGCTTGGAGATATAGTGGGTGATGTGGAGTATGGTCGCTGGAGTAAACACCGCAAATACAGTTACTACAGTGACTATGGTCGCCATAGGTACACTAGCTACAGAGGTTACAAACGCCAAACTGAGCTCGCCAAGCGCACTAAACAATCGTATCAACGCCAGGGTAAACAATTTACCAGTCCCTATGCCAAGAAAAAATCTGGCGCGTCAGGGTTAAGCCGAAGTAGTAATACCCCATCAGCAGTAACTCGAAGCAGCTACTCTCGAACCTCAAGCTACGGCTCAGTTCGCAATAGCTCAAGTAGAACCTCCCGTGGCGTAAGCCGGGGCAAATAG
- a CDS encoding XRE family transcriptional regulator produces the protein MEQSLMSLAERVEYAIKPDSIRAFALKIDVSEGTLRRILKGEDPKLSVIERIAKQANVDLMWLVTGIPLDCKTESPIIQQSITLEDFNEDFVVVPGYHVSVSTGYGAFNQSAEVARYLAFRKKWIEFKNLDKSQLVVVFAKGDSMEPTIHNNNTILVDLSDKKLSEGLIYVVRLGEELYAKRLQQNFDGSVRLISDNKEYREQVVMPNELEQLEILGKVVWIGKDLI, from the coding sequence ATGGAACAAAGTCTCATGAGCCTAGCGGAGCGCGTAGAATATGCGATCAAGCCGGACAGTATTAGAGCTTTTGCGTTAAAAATTGATGTATCTGAAGGGACGCTGCGCAGAATATTAAAAGGGGAAGACCCAAAACTCAGTGTGATTGAACGCATTGCCAAACAGGCCAATGTAGACTTAATGTGGCTCGTTACCGGGATCCCACTTGATTGCAAAACAGAGTCACCAATCATCCAGCAAAGTATTACCTTGGAAGACTTTAATGAGGACTTTGTTGTTGTGCCTGGCTATCATGTTTCTGTCAGCACAGGTTATGGCGCATTTAACCAAAGCGCCGAGGTTGCACGCTACCTTGCATTTAGAAAAAAGTGGATTGAATTTAAAAATTTAGATAAGTCACAGCTGGTCGTGGTGTTTGCCAAAGGCGACTCTATGGAACCCACTATTCACAATAACAATACAATTTTAGTGGACTTATCGGATAAAAAATTAAGCGAAGGCCTGATCTATGTTGTTCGCCTTGGCGAAGAGCTTTATGCCAAGCGCCTACAACAAAACTTTGATGGCTCAGTACGTTTGATTAGCGATAATAAAGAATACCGAGAACAAGTTGTGATGCCGAATGAATTGGAGCAGCTGGAAATTCTCGGTAAAGTGGTATGGATTGGTAAAGATCTAATTTAA
- the yegD gene encoding molecular chaperone, translating into MKVGFDYGSSNCAIGVMQNDEVDLLRLEQDKYYLPSTMYAMHNALIPAFVNRHLNEPDPAYTQSRQGLLTVAQQAKRDLDLEAHEAGVFFGQAAISEYIEFPEEGFFVKSPKSFFGAVGLKPQQIAFFEDIAAAMMMEIKRRAESQLQQSITDTVIGRPVNFQSVGGEESNQQAVNILTTAAKRAGFKEVDFLFEPLAAGIEYESRLQQDKLVLVVDIGGGTSDCSFVRMGPSYRNNTQRQQDFLAHTGKRIGGNDLDIALAYHQLMPLCGLGSNMSSGLPMPSQLYWQACKINDIQSQLDFYSDKLARELQSMLRDVAEPQKLARLLHIQQNKLTHQAVREGELGKIALSEQAKFNADLGFIEPQLTSEFTQQDFAESVMSNLEQMGALAKEAIHQAGSKPDVIYLTGGSAQSPLLKATLAQQIGDIEMVNGDNFGSVTAGLTKWADKLFK; encoded by the coding sequence ATGAAAGTCGGGTTTGATTACGGAAGTTCTAATTGTGCGATAGGCGTTATGCAAAATGATGAAGTGGACTTACTACGTCTCGAGCAAGATAAATATTACCTGCCTTCGACTATGTATGCCATGCACAATGCGTTAATTCCTGCATTTGTTAACCGCCATCTCAATGAACCAGATCCAGCCTACACGCAGTCTCGACAGGGGCTGTTAACGGTAGCACAGCAAGCCAAACGTGATCTCGATTTAGAAGCGCATGAAGCGGGCGTTTTTTTTGGTCAAGCGGCAATTTCTGAGTATATAGAATTTCCTGAAGAAGGCTTTTTTGTTAAATCACCCAAGTCCTTCTTTGGGGCGGTTGGGCTTAAACCTCAACAAATCGCCTTCTTTGAAGATATTGCTGCGGCGATGATGATGGAGATTAAGCGCCGTGCCGAGTCGCAGCTGCAACAGTCCATTACCGACACTGTGATTGGTCGACCTGTTAATTTTCAATCTGTTGGTGGAGAGGAAAGCAACCAACAAGCGGTTAATATTCTTACCACCGCCGCAAAAAGAGCTGGGTTTAAGGAAGTGGATTTTCTCTTCGAACCGCTAGCTGCGGGAATTGAGTACGAAAGTCGTCTTCAGCAAGATAAACTTGTGCTGGTGGTTGATATCGGCGGTGGTACTAGCGATTGCTCGTTTGTCCGAATGGGGCCAAGCTATCGCAATAATACACAGCGCCAGCAAGACTTTTTAGCGCATACGGGTAAACGTATCGGCGGTAACGACTTAGATATTGCGCTTGCTTATCACCAATTAATGCCGTTATGCGGTCTAGGCTCTAACATGAGTTCAGGTTTGCCGATGCCTAGTCAACTGTATTGGCAGGCATGTAAAATTAATGATATTCAGTCTCAACTAGACTTCTACAGCGATAAACTAGCGCGAGAATTGCAAAGCATGTTGCGAGATGTCGCCGAGCCGCAAAAGCTGGCGCGTTTACTTCACATTCAACAGAACAAGCTCACCCATCAAGCGGTTCGTGAAGGTGAACTTGGCAAGATAGCACTCTCTGAGCAAGCAAAGTTTAACGCCGATCTTGGTTTTATTGAGCCACAGTTAACCTCTGAATTTACACAGCAAGATTTTGCCGAATCAGTCATGTCGAACTTAGAGCAGATGGGGGCACTTGCGAAAGAAGCCATACATCAAGCAGGCTCAAAACCAGACGTGATCTATCTTACTGGCGGTAGCGCGCAATCACCACTGCTCAAAGCAACGCTTGCACAGCAAATTGGTGATATTGAAATGGTGAACGGGGATAATTTTGGTAGTGTAACCGCAGGTTTGACTAAATGGGCGGATAAACTATTTAAGTAA
- a CDS encoding methylglyoxal synthase: MQKRSQPLPAKKHIALVAHDGMKPALLDWCQTHFASLKQHKLYATGTTGNLIEKHTGLEVTKLFSGPMGGDQQIGAKIAEQDVHVLIFFWDPLASQPHDPDVKALLRLAAVWNIPVACNEATADLLMACDKMSQPIARHLPDYEQYLASRLD, translated from the coding sequence ATGCAAAAACGCTCACAGCCACTGCCAGCTAAAAAGCATATTGCTTTGGTTGCACACGACGGTATGAAACCAGCCCTACTTGACTGGTGTCAGACCCACTTTGCTAGTCTTAAACAGCACAAACTTTACGCTACGGGCACAACGGGTAACCTAATAGAAAAGCATACTGGTTTAGAAGTAACAAAGCTATTTAGTGGCCCAATGGGTGGCGACCAGCAAATTGGTGCCAAAATCGCGGAGCAAGATGTTCATGTCTTGATTTTCTTTTGGGATCCGCTCGCGTCACAGCCTCATGATCCGGATGTAAAAGCACTGTTGAGACTCGCTGCTGTTTGGAATATTCCCGTTGCCTGTAATGAAGCAACAGCAGATTTACTGATGGCGTGCGATAAAATGAGCCAGCCAATCGCAAGACATCTACCTGATTATGAGCAGTACCTAGCTAGTCGCTTAGATTGA
- a CDS encoding winged helix-turn-helix transcriptional regulator, protein MTTSIKTRVLDRIDLAILDALQRNGRISNVNLAKEVNLSPSPCLDRVKKLESEGYIEGYTARLNAAKLGQHLVAHVEITLKSSTEAVFEVFKQHIVKIPNVVSCDMVAGGFDYLVKIRVQDMRQYREVLGQIVEIPGVGTNHTYMVIEHVKEDMGVEVLNYQ, encoded by the coding sequence ATGACGACTTCCATTAAAACTCGGGTATTAGATCGCATCGATTTAGCAATCTTAGACGCGCTCCAGCGCAACGGTCGGATCTCTAATGTAAACTTGGCGAAAGAGGTAAACTTGAGCCCGAGTCCTTGCCTCGACCGAGTAAAAAAACTCGAGTCGGAAGGGTATATTGAAGGGTATACGGCAAGATTAAATGCCGCAAAACTTGGCCAGCATTTGGTTGCGCATGTTGAAATAACCTTGAAAAGCTCGACCGAAGCGGTATTTGAGGTGTTTAAACAGCATATTGTAAAAATCCCCAACGTCGTTTCTTGTGATATGGTAGCTGGTGGCTTTGATTATTTAGTTAAGATCCGAGTCCAGGATATGCGTCAATATCGTGAGGTATTAGGTCAAATCGTTGAAATACCTGGAGTTGGTACAAATCATACCTATATGGTGATAGAACACGTCAAAGAAGACATGGGTGTAGAAGTGTTGAACTATCAGTAA